A genomic segment from Polyangium mundeleinium encodes:
- a CDS encoding fatty acid desaturase family protein, whose protein sequence is MQKPLPFDLSTIDLEAFHADIKALRREIDDALGEEDLRHLYKFERWGRTCTALGLLTAGLAPNPASALLLSIGRSTRWILMHHIGHRGYDKVPGVPARYTSKVFARGNRRFLDWCDWILPEAWIYEHNVLHHSYTGELDDRDLVERNTEGLREHSMPVRYGLLGALALTWRASYYAPSTLEVYRARHAERDGVAPSKEGETQELLLKCYLPYAGVHFGLFPLCYLPLGPWGVFSAFCNSLMAEAITNLHTFCVIVPNHTGDDLYRFDDRPASRAEFFVRQVIGSTNFKTGGDLIDYAHLWLNYQIEHHLFPDIPMLKYRQVQPKVKALCEKYGIPYVQESVFSRVKKMVDIAVGKTSMLRGVKRAKAEKPVRQASVPAAAMPAL, encoded by the coding sequence ATGCAAAAGCCCCTTCCTTTCGACCTCTCCACGATCGACCTCGAAGCATTCCACGCAGACATCAAGGCCCTGCGGCGCGAAATCGACGACGCGCTCGGGGAGGAGGATCTGCGGCACCTCTACAAGTTCGAGCGCTGGGGGCGCACCTGCACCGCGCTCGGCTTGCTCACCGCGGGCCTCGCGCCGAACCCCGCGAGTGCATTGCTGCTCAGCATCGGTCGATCGACGCGGTGGATCCTCATGCATCACATCGGTCATCGTGGTTACGACAAGGTGCCGGGCGTGCCTGCGCGGTACACGAGCAAGGTCTTCGCCCGCGGAAACCGGCGATTTCTTGACTGGTGCGATTGGATTCTGCCGGAAGCGTGGATTTACGAGCACAACGTTCTGCACCACTCCTACACCGGCGAGCTCGACGATCGGGACCTCGTCGAGCGCAACACCGAGGGGCTGCGCGAACATTCCATGCCGGTCCGTTATGGCCTCCTCGGCGCCCTCGCGCTCACCTGGCGGGCTTCGTATTATGCGCCGAGCACGCTGGAAGTCTATCGCGCGCGCCACGCCGAGCGGGACGGCGTGGCCCCCTCGAAGGAGGGCGAGACGCAGGAGCTCTTGCTCAAGTGCTACCTGCCCTATGCCGGGGTCCATTTCGGGCTCTTCCCGCTCTGTTATCTCCCGCTCGGCCCCTGGGGCGTCTTCAGCGCGTTCTGCAACTCGCTGATGGCCGAGGCAATCACGAACCTGCACACGTTCTGTGTCATCGTCCCGAACCACACGGGCGACGACCTTTATCGCTTCGACGACCGCCCGGCCTCGCGCGCAGAGTTTTTCGTGCGGCAGGTGATCGGCTCGACGAATTTCAAGACGGGCGGCGACCTCATCGATTACGCGCACCTCTGGCTCAATTACCAGATCGAGCACCACCTCTTCCCCGACATCCCGATGCTGAAATATCGGCAGGTGCAGCCGAAGGTGAAGGCGCTCTGCGAGAAGTACGGGATCCCCTACGTGCAGGAGAGCGTCTTTTCGCGGGTGAAGAAGATGGTCGACATCGCGGTGGGAAAGACGTCGATGCTGCGCGGCGTGAAGCGCGCGAAGGCGGAGAAGCCCGTCCGGCAAGCGTCCGTCCCCGCGGCGGCGATGCCCGCGCTCTGA
- a CDS encoding enoyl-CoA hydratase/isomerase family protein, whose translation MTEIIKLSGPGKNALSSVMMRHVLEGLDKAAGAPVLLTGEGDAFSAGLDLKEVLSLDAGGMIAFLRLLEQCMTTLYLYPGPTIAVVNGHAIAGGSVLAACCDVRIATSKPTAKIGLNETALGLRFPPRILAILRRRLPPQHIDEVLLGAGLFDPEKARRLGLVDEVADDPYEVGLARQAELAKHPAEVYAQTKRDLRGTADDLHPEADHARAVDDRLASWTSDVVRMKVLSALKR comes from the coding sequence ATGACCGAGATCATCAAGCTGTCGGGACCGGGGAAAAACGCGCTTTCGAGCGTCATGATGCGCCACGTCCTCGAAGGCCTCGACAAGGCCGCAGGCGCGCCCGTCCTCCTCACGGGCGAGGGCGACGCGTTCTCCGCGGGGCTCGATTTGAAGGAGGTCCTCTCGCTCGACGCCGGCGGCATGATCGCCTTCTTGCGCCTGCTCGAGCAATGCATGACGACGCTTTATCTGTACCCGGGGCCGACGATTGCCGTCGTCAACGGTCACGCCATCGCGGGCGGCTCGGTGCTCGCGGCTTGTTGCGACGTGCGTATCGCGACGAGCAAGCCGACCGCGAAGATCGGCCTCAACGAGACCGCGCTCGGTCTTCGGTTTCCGCCGCGCATCCTGGCGATTTTGCGGCGTCGCCTCCCGCCCCAGCACATCGATGAAGTTCTCCTCGGCGCGGGCCTCTTCGATCCCGAGAAGGCCCGGCGCCTCGGCCTCGTCGACGAGGTGGCCGACGACCCGTACGAGGTCGGCCTCGCGCGCCAGGCAGAGCTCGCGAAGCATCCCGCGGAGGTGTATGCGCAGACCAAGCGAGACCTGCGCGGCACGGCGGACGACCTTCACCCCGAGGCTGATCACGCCCGTGCTGTCGACGACAGGCTCGCCTCCTGGACCTCCGACGTCGTGCGCATGAAGGTCCTGTCCGCGCTCAAGCGCTGA